In Cryptomeria japonica chromosome 10, Sugi_1.0, whole genome shotgun sequence, a genomic segment contains:
- the LOC131031474 gene encoding dirigent protein 23 codes for MMGLHRQFRAFAVVVTVIIFALQATETAAKLKAGKEKISNLEFYFHDKASGQNVTAVEVAHAPSTKSSPTFFGSVVVIDDLLTEGPEPTSKLLGRAQGLYALASQEDLQLLMAVTYVFQSGKFNGSTLAVVGHNAVFNEIREMPIVGGSGKFRMARGYALAHTHSFDIKSGNAIVHYNVTVLHY; via the coding sequence ATGATGGGTTTGCATCGACAGTTTAGGGCATTTGCAGTGGTGGTCACAGTTATCATCTTTGCATTGCAAGCGACTGAGACGGCAGCGAAGTTGAAAGCAGGGAAGGAAAAAATAAGCAATCTGGAGTTCTATTTCCATGACAAAGCTTCGGGACAGAATGTGACCGCCGTGGAGGTAGCGCACGCTCCATCGACCAAATCTTCGCCCACTTTCTTCGGATCTGTAGTTGTGATTGACGACCTCTTGACAGAAGGGCCGGAACCCACCTCCAAATTGTTGGGCAGAGCTCAGGGTCTGTATGCCCTGGCCAGTCAAGAGGATCTTCAACTGTTAATGGCGGTCACTTACGTTTTTCAGAGTGGAAAGTTTAACGGAAGCACACTCGCCGTGGTGGGTCACAACGCTGTGTTTAATGAGATTAGAGAGATGCCAATTGTTGGAGGAAGCGGGAAGTTTAGGATGGCTCGAGGATACGCCCTCGCCCACACACACTCCTTCGACATCAAATCTGGGAATGCAATCGTCCATTACAATGTCACTGTGCTTCATTACTAG